A segment of the Gammaproteobacteria bacterium genome:
TCCCGCGTCTCGTTACCGGAGGATGGCGAGGTTTCCGATGATATTGGGGCTTCAGCGAAACGTCGTGGCAGGCAATGAAGCGTCACAAAGTTACTTCAGAAAGATCTGCCACAACGGTGGGGCCGGCGAGGTCTAACCCGAGGGGAATCCTCCCCCCAACGTTAGATTAATCTTTTCGTTGGCTATAGGACACCGCACCCTGCGTTGTACTGCTCTCCGTATGTATAACGTGTCCTCTAACCAACGCGAAGATTTCGGTTTTGATGTGAGGTCGGAGCTAACCTCTATTCCACACTTCAGCCTTCGTCCACGGCCTTCATGCTTAACCGGATACGGCCCTGTTTATCTACCTCCAAGACCTTGACCTTTACGACGTCACCCTCGGCGAGATTATCGCTCACCTTTTGGACACGCTCGTTGGAGATCTGGGAGATGTGTACCAAGCCATCACGACCGGGCAGGATAGTCACAAAGGCGCCAAAGTCCATGAGTTTGGCGACGCGCCCTTCGTATACTCGACCCACCTCCACATCGGAGGTAATCTCTTCGATACGCCGTTTGGCCTCTTGGCCGGCAGCGAAATCAACCGAGGCGATCTTGATAACGCCATCGTCGGTAATATCGATACTCGCCCCTGTCTCTTCGGTAATAGCGCGGATGGTTACCCCACCCTTACCAATAACATCGCGAATCTTTTCCGGATTGATACGAATGGTAATAATCCGAGGGGCATATTCCGACATTTCCTCGCGGGGCTTGGTGATGACGGAATTCATTCGGGAAAGGATATGTAGCCGTCCTTCTCTCGCTTGAGCGAGGGCCTGCTCCATAATCTCCCGCGTAATGCCGTCGATCTTGATATCCATCTGGAGGGCAGTGACCCCTTCTGAGGTGCCTGCCACCTTGAAATCCATGTCACCGAGGTGATCTTCGTCGCCTAGGATGTCGGAAACCACGGCGAAACGGTCCCCTTCCTTGATCAGACCCATGGCAATGCCTGCCACGGCGGACTGGATGGGTACACCGGCATCCATCAAGGCCAGAGAGGAACCGCATACGCTGGCCATAGAGCTAGAGCCATTGGATTCCGTAATCTCGGAGACCACGCGCACGGTATAGGGAAACTTGGTCATGTCCGGCATGACCGCTAACACCCCACGCTTGGCCAGGCGACCATGCCCAATTTCGCGACGCTTGGGGCTGCCAACCATACCGGTCTCGCCTACCGCATAGGGGGGGAAGTTGTAGTGCAGAATGAAGGGCTCTTTCCGTTCTCCTTCAATGGCATCGATGATCTGGGCATCGCGGGCGGTACCCAGGGTTGCCACCACCAAAGCCTGCGTTTCGCCACGAGTAAACAGGGCTGAACCGTGAGTACGCGGTAACACCCCCACCCGTGCGGTGATAGGACGTACCGAGCGGGTATCGCGTCCATCGATCCGTGGCTTTCCATCTAGGATCTGGCCACGAACCACCCGGCGTTCCAACTTCTCGATGGCATTGCGTACGACATCGGCCGCAAAACGCGGGGAATCACCCGCACTAAGCTGCGCGAGGATCTCCGCATTAACCTGCGCTACTTGGTCCTGACGGGCGAGTTTCTCAGGGATCTGGTAGGCAGCCCGCAAGGACCCTTCCCCTATCTCAGCTACCGCCGCAGAGACTTCCTCGTTGCTGGCCGGAGCGGTCCAAGACCAGCGTGTAGGATTGACCTCAGCGGTCAACTCCTTGATCGCTTGGATAGCCGTCTGCATCTGGGCGTGACCATACATCACCGCCCCAAGCATCACTGCCTCAGACAACTCATTGGCCTCAGATTCAACCATCAGAACCGCTGTTTCCGTACCCGCCACCACTAAGTCCAGCCGTGAGTCGGCAAGCTGCTTGGCAGTAGGGTTGAGGACATATTGCTCACCGATATAACCCACCCGGGCAGCCCCTAAAGGCCCATTGAAGGGTAACCCGGAGACGGCCAATGCCGCAGAGGCACCGATCATGGAGGGGATATCTGGGTCAATCTCGGGATCCAGTGACATCACCGTAGCGACGACCTGGACTTCGTTGGTAAAACTCTTGGGAAAGAGCGGGCGCAAGGGTCGATCAATGAGGCGAGAGGTCAGGGTTTCCTTCTCTGT
Coding sequences within it:
- the pnp gene encoding polynucleotide phosphorylase produces the protein MTPIKKTFQYGASTVTLETGEIARQASGAVLVSLGDTVVLVTAVGNKEALEGRDFFPLTVNYQERTYAAGKIPGGFFKREGRPTEKETLTSRLIDRPLRPLFPKSFTNEVQVVATVMSLDPEIDPDIPSMIGASAALAVSGLPFNGPLGAARVGYIGEQYVLNPTAKQLADSRLDLVVAGTETAVLMVESEANELSEAVMLGAVMYGHAQMQTAIQAIKELTAEVNPTRWSWTAPASNEEVSAAVAEIGEGSLRAAYQIPEKLARQDQVAQVNAEILAQLSAGDSPRFAADVVRNAIEKLERRVVRGQILDGKPRIDGRDTRSVRPITARVGVLPRTHGSALFTRGETQALVVATLGTARDAQIIDAIEGERKEPFILHYNFPPYAVGETGMVGSPKRREIGHGRLAKRGVLAVMPDMTKFPYTVRVVSEITESNGSSSMASVCGSSLALMDAGVPIQSAVAGIAMGLIKEGDRFAVVSDILGDEDHLGDMDFKVAGTSEGVTALQMDIKIDGITREIMEQALAQAREGRLHILSRMNSVITKPREEMSEYAPRIITIRINPEKIRDVIGKGGVTIRAITEETGASIDITDDGVIKIASVDFAAGQEAKRRIEEITSDVEVGRVYEGRVAKLMDFGAFVTILPGRDGLVHISQISNERVQKVSDNLAEGDVVKVKVLEVDKQGRIRLSMKAVDEG